In Nicotiana tabacum cultivar K326 chromosome 17, ASM71507v2, whole genome shotgun sequence, one DNA window encodes the following:
- the LOC107823215 gene encoding protein MOTHER of FT and TFL1, translating to MASMVNPPRSVDPLVVGKVIGDVVDMFVPVVEFTVEYGSKKQISNGVEIKPAAAAQRPRVHIQGSRDSNNLYTLVMADPDAPSPSEPTFREWLHWIVTDIPEGGDASEGREVMEYMGAQPPTGIHRYVFTLFRQTEAEQVPHKPPERRVNFNTRKFASDNGLGLPVAALYFNSHKEHAAANKKR from the exons ATGGCAAGCATGGTAAATCCTCCGAGGTCAGTGGATCCTCTAGTTGTCGGAAAGGTGATCGGAGATGTTGTCGACATGTTTGTTCCGGTGGTTGAATTTACCGTCGAATATGGTTCCAAAAAACAAATATCTAATGGAGTTGAAATAAAACCGGCTGCAGCTGCACAAAGGCCTAGAGTTCATATCCAGGGTTCTCGTGACTCTAATAATCTTTACACCCTT GTAATGGCTGATCCAGATGCTCCTAGTCCCAGTGAACCGACTTTTAGAGAATGGCTCCATTG GATTGTCACGGATATTCCAGAGGGAGGAGATGCCTCCGAAG GAAGGGAGGTTATGGAATATATGGGAGCTCAGCCACCAACAGGGATACATCGATACGTGTTTACTTTGTTTAGGCAGACGGAGGCGGAGCAAGTGCCCCATAAACCACCAGAAAGGCGTGTTAATTTCAACACTCGCAAGTTTGCAAGCGACAATGGACTCGGTCTTCCTGTGGCTGCCCTCTACTTTAATTCACACAAGGAACATGCTGCTGCAAACAAGAAACGTTAG
- the LOC107823214 gene encoding lysine-specific demethylase JMJ28 isoform X1, with protein MAENGALPDDLRCNRTDGRQWRCKRRVVEGKKLCEIHYIQGRHRNKKQKVPESLKIMRNTKNKKKPKIQNSKGSLEIGLRILKKKKKPLKPKPCVSEALDEALRRMELKRGDLPLELIRVFLKRQLEKKKDKESKNDSAELMREFPNAVMAIPPTPTENFSNAGSVLDIKLGLDSSSSPFSLRRFRSKNIEPLPISTMQAVPFAKNGKNLSRVNRRKCHWCRRSSYRVLIKCSRCKKQFFCLDCIKERYLEKQEIRGACPVCRGACSCRICKRNELKPSSHKEFCRHKRKVQKVQLLYHLVHLLLPVLEKINEEQRIEVEIEAKISGKQQPDIQVQQASAGEGKLYSCSNCKTSILDYHRICSECSYSLCLHCCWESRRGSLAEDCKSNGSNEEQACSSNFERTSRMKHTSTSRQSFSGIHYLQACADGSISCPPAEYGGCSNSILELRCVFPYAWIKELEISAEAILCSYNFQNAEHIFSSCSLCRGSDHKDAVFDSFIKVADRQDSRDRFLYCPSIKNLREENLEHFQKHWGEAHPIIVRNVLRNSPDLSWDPVVMFCTYLEKRSKCSRDKEAAKAQNHSDWCEVEIARKQIFMGSLEWQTHATMQRDMVKFRAWLSSHLFKEQFPAHYAEVLRALPLQEYMNPKSGLLNLAVKLPPEMPETDLGPSIYISYGGPEEVSQAEFVTKLCCESYDVVNILACATDVPISKEQIRKIKCLMKNKKPQDHKESTSYSSDQKGKSSLHSGDTEESCLQDGTGGHLPDGIAKRPFYSADSLNGQRYGDQDGNISSDNENDSEFESDVSLFCSGSVERSEDSDSDYLFEDVDSVKKEAKPSGAQWDVFRRQDVPKLLEYLRRHSSEFTSTPGYSKQVIHPILDRSFFFDAFHKLRLKEEFDIQPWTFEQHLGEAILIPAGCPYQVKQLKSCINVVLDFISPENVAECIHIIDEIRLLPEHHKAKGKVLEQVKKMAVCGISNAIAEIRDLVPTS; from the exons ATGGCGGAAAACGGTGCTCTGCCGGACGATCTCCGGTGTAACAGAACGGACGGCCGGCAATGGCGGTGCAAACGGCGGGTAGTGGAAGGGAAAAAGCTTTGTGAAATTCACTATATTCAAGGCCGTCACAGGAATAAGAAGCAGAAGGTACCGGAGTCgctgaaaatcatgagaaatacGAAAAACAAGAAGAAGCCCAAGATTCAGAATTCAAAAGGGTCTCTTGAAATTGGGTTGAGaatattaaagaagaagaagaaacccctCAAGCCTAAACCCTGTGTTTCAGAGGCATTAGATGAAGCTTTGAGGAGAATGGAACTTAAAAGAGGGGATTTGCCGTTAGAGTTGATTCGGGTTTTCTTGAAACGACaattagagaagaaaaaagataaagaatCAAAGAATGATAGTGCTGAATTGATGAGAGAATTCCCTAATGCTGTAATGGCTATTCCTCCTACACCCACGGAGAATTTCAGCAATGCAGGTTCTGTTTTAGACATAAAATTAGGCCTGGATTCGAGCTCTAGCCCCTTTTCGTTAAGGCGTTTCCGATCAAAAAATATTGAACCCCTTCCAATTAGTACAATGCAG GCCGTGCCATTTGCTAAGAACGGGAAGAATTTAAGTAGAGTAAACAGGAGGAAGTGTCATTGGTGTAGAAGAAGCAGCTACCGGGTTCTGATCAAGTGTTCGAGGTGTAAGAAACAattcttctgtctggattgtATTAAAGAAAG GTATTTGGAGAAGCAAGAAATTAGAGGGGCATGTCCTGTTTGCCGTGGAGCCTGTAGCTGTCGGATCTGCAAAAGGAATGAATTGAAGCCCTCCAGTCATAAG GAATTCTGTAGGCATAAAAGGAAGGTTCAAAAAGTCCAGCTACTTTATCATCTGGTCCACCTGCTTCTTCCTGTACTGGAAAAAATAAATGAAGAGCAGAGAATTGAAGTGGAGATAGAAGCAAAGATATCGG GAAAGCAGCAACCTGACATTCAGGTTCAGCAGGCTTCAGCAGGAGAAGGAAAATTATATAGCTG TAGTAACTGCAAAACCTCCATTCTGGATTACCACAGAATCTGCTCTGAGTGTTCATATAGCCTTTGCTTACATTGTTGTTGGGAGTCCCGTCGTGGAAGCTTAGCTGAAGATTGCAAATCCAATGGTTCTAATGAAGAACAAGCTTGTTCTTCTAACTTTGAGCGAACATCAAGGATGAAGCATACTAGCACCTCAAGGCAAAGTTTCTCGGGGATACATTACTTGCAAGCTTGTGCTGATGGAAGTATATCTTGCCCCCCTGCAGAATACGGCGGTTGTAGTAATAGCATCCTGGAATTAAGATGTGTATTTCCCTACGCTTGGATCAAGGAACTGGAAATCAGTGCTGAAGCAATATTATGCAGCTACAACTTTCAGAACGCGGAACACATTTTTTCATCTTGCTCATTATGCAGGGGAAGCGATCACAAAGATGCTGTTTTTGATTCATTCATTAAAGTGGCTGATAGACAAGATTCGCGGGACAGGTTCCTGTATTGTCCGTCTATAAAGAATCTCCGTGAAGAAAACCTTGAACACTTTCAGAAACACTGGGGTGAAGCTCATCCTATTATAGTACGAAATGTGCTTCGAAATTCTCCTGATTTGTCTTGGGATCCTGTTGTTATGTTCTGCACTTACCTTGAGAAAAGGTCAAAATGTTCCCGAGATAAAGAAGCAGCTAAGGCACAAAATCACTCGGACTGGTGTGAG GTTGAAATAGCTAGAAAGCAGATATTTATGGGGTCACTTGAATGGCAAACACATGCAACAATGCAGCGCGATATGGTAAAGTTTAGAGCATGGCTTTCTTCCCATCTATTCAAAGAACAGTTTCCTGCTCACTATGCGGAGGTCTTGAGGGCTTTGCCACTTCAAGAGTATATGAATCCAAAATCTGGTCTTCTAAATCTAGCAGTTAAACTGCCACCGGAAATGCCAGAAACAGATTTGGGACCTTCAATCTATATTTCCTATGGTGGACCTGAAGAAGTATCGCAAGCAGAATTTGTCACTAAACTATGTTGTGAATCTTATGATGTG GTTAATATTCTTGCATGTGCTACCGATGTTCCCATTTCCAAggaacaaataagaaaaataaaatgtttaatgaaaaataagaagcCTCAAGATCACAAGGAATCTACCAGCTACTCAAGTGATCAGAAAGGAAAATCATCCCTGCATAGTGGAGATACAGAAGAATCCTGTCTGCAGGATGGAACTGGCGGCCACTTGCCTGATGGTATTGCTAAACGACCTTTCTACTCTGCTGACTCACTAAATGGTCAAAGGTATGGAGACCAAGATGGCAATATCTCCAGTGACAATGAAAATGACTCAGAATTTGAGTCTGATGTCTCACTGTTCTGCTCTGGATCTGTTGAAAGATCTGAAGATTCAGACAGTGATTATCTTTTTGAAGATGTCGATAGTGTAAAGAAAGAAGCAAAACCCTCAGGTGCTCAGTGGGATGTTTTCCGCAGACAAGATGTCCCAAAGCTTCTAGAGTACCTCAGAAGGCATTCTAGCGAGTTCACCTCCACGCCTGGTTATTCCAAACAA GTTATTCACCCAATTCTTGATCGAAGTTTCTTCTTTGATgcattccacaaattgaggcttAAGGAGGAATTTG ACATTCAACCTTGGACTTTTGAACAGCATCTTGGAGAAGCGATTCTCATCCCTGCTGGATGTCCATATCAAGTCAAACAACTTAAG TCATGCATCAATGTTGTTCTGGACTTCATCTCGCCTGAAAATGTTGCTGAATGTATCCACATAATTGATGAAATTCGTCTACTTCCTGAGCACCACAAAGCCAAGGGAAAAGTGCTGGAG CAGGTGAAGAAAATGGCTGTTTGTGGAATCAGCAATGCAATTGCAGAGATTCGCGACCTCGTGCCGACCTCTTGA
- the LOC107823214 gene encoding lysine-specific demethylase JMJ28 isoform X2, translating to MAENGALPDDLRCNRTDGRQWRCKRRVVEGKKLCEIHYIQGRHRNKKQKVPESLKIMRNTKNKKKPKIQNSKGSLEIGLRILKKKKKPLKPKPCVSEALDEALRRMELKRGDLPLELIRVFLKRQLEKKKDKESKNDSAELMREFPNAVMAIPPTPTENFSNAGSVLDIKLGLDSSSSPFSLRRFRSKNIEPLPISTMQAVPFAKNGKNLSRVNRRKCHWCRRSSYRVLIKCSRCKKQFFCLDCIKERYLEKQEIRGACPVCRGACSCRICKRNELKPSSHKEFCRHKRKVQKVQLLYHLVHLLLPVLEKINEEQRIEVEIEAKISGKQQPDIQVQQASAGEGKLYSCSNCKTSILDYHRICSECSYSLCLHCCWESRRGSLAEDCKSNGSNEEQACSSNFERTSRMKHTSTSRQSFSGIHYLQACADGSISCPPAEYGGCSNSILELRCVFPYAWIKELEISAEAILCSYNFQNAEHIFSSCSLCRGSDHKDAVFDSFIKVADRQDSRDRFLYCPSIKNLREENLEHFQKHWGEAHPIIVRNVLRNSPDLSWDPVVMFCTYLEKRSKCSRDKEAAKAQNHSDWCEVEIARKQIFMGSLEWQTHATMQRDMVKFRAWLSSHLFKEQFPAHYAEVLRALPLQEYMNPKSGLLNLAVKLPPEMPETDLGPSIYISYGGPEEVSQAEFVTKLCCESYDVVNILACATDVPISKEQIRKIKCLMKNKKPQDHKESTSYSSDQKGKSSLHSGDTEESCLQDGTGGHLPDGIAKRPFYSADSLNGQRYGDQDGNISSDNENDSEFESDVSLFCSGSVERSEDSDSDYLFEDVDSVKKEAKPSGAQWDVFRRQDVPKLLEYLRRHSSEFTSTPGYSKQVIHPILDRSFFFDAFHKLRLKEEFDIQPWTFEQHLGEAILIPAGCPYQVKQLKSCINVVLDFISPENVAECIHIIDEIRLLPEHHKAKGKVLEVKKMAVCGISNAIAEIRDLVPTS from the exons ATGGCGGAAAACGGTGCTCTGCCGGACGATCTCCGGTGTAACAGAACGGACGGCCGGCAATGGCGGTGCAAACGGCGGGTAGTGGAAGGGAAAAAGCTTTGTGAAATTCACTATATTCAAGGCCGTCACAGGAATAAGAAGCAGAAGGTACCGGAGTCgctgaaaatcatgagaaatacGAAAAACAAGAAGAAGCCCAAGATTCAGAATTCAAAAGGGTCTCTTGAAATTGGGTTGAGaatattaaagaagaagaagaaacccctCAAGCCTAAACCCTGTGTTTCAGAGGCATTAGATGAAGCTTTGAGGAGAATGGAACTTAAAAGAGGGGATTTGCCGTTAGAGTTGATTCGGGTTTTCTTGAAACGACaattagagaagaaaaaagataaagaatCAAAGAATGATAGTGCTGAATTGATGAGAGAATTCCCTAATGCTGTAATGGCTATTCCTCCTACACCCACGGAGAATTTCAGCAATGCAGGTTCTGTTTTAGACATAAAATTAGGCCTGGATTCGAGCTCTAGCCCCTTTTCGTTAAGGCGTTTCCGATCAAAAAATATTGAACCCCTTCCAATTAGTACAATGCAG GCCGTGCCATTTGCTAAGAACGGGAAGAATTTAAGTAGAGTAAACAGGAGGAAGTGTCATTGGTGTAGAAGAAGCAGCTACCGGGTTCTGATCAAGTGTTCGAGGTGTAAGAAACAattcttctgtctggattgtATTAAAGAAAG GTATTTGGAGAAGCAAGAAATTAGAGGGGCATGTCCTGTTTGCCGTGGAGCCTGTAGCTGTCGGATCTGCAAAAGGAATGAATTGAAGCCCTCCAGTCATAAG GAATTCTGTAGGCATAAAAGGAAGGTTCAAAAAGTCCAGCTACTTTATCATCTGGTCCACCTGCTTCTTCCTGTACTGGAAAAAATAAATGAAGAGCAGAGAATTGAAGTGGAGATAGAAGCAAAGATATCGG GAAAGCAGCAACCTGACATTCAGGTTCAGCAGGCTTCAGCAGGAGAAGGAAAATTATATAGCTG TAGTAACTGCAAAACCTCCATTCTGGATTACCACAGAATCTGCTCTGAGTGTTCATATAGCCTTTGCTTACATTGTTGTTGGGAGTCCCGTCGTGGAAGCTTAGCTGAAGATTGCAAATCCAATGGTTCTAATGAAGAACAAGCTTGTTCTTCTAACTTTGAGCGAACATCAAGGATGAAGCATACTAGCACCTCAAGGCAAAGTTTCTCGGGGATACATTACTTGCAAGCTTGTGCTGATGGAAGTATATCTTGCCCCCCTGCAGAATACGGCGGTTGTAGTAATAGCATCCTGGAATTAAGATGTGTATTTCCCTACGCTTGGATCAAGGAACTGGAAATCAGTGCTGAAGCAATATTATGCAGCTACAACTTTCAGAACGCGGAACACATTTTTTCATCTTGCTCATTATGCAGGGGAAGCGATCACAAAGATGCTGTTTTTGATTCATTCATTAAAGTGGCTGATAGACAAGATTCGCGGGACAGGTTCCTGTATTGTCCGTCTATAAAGAATCTCCGTGAAGAAAACCTTGAACACTTTCAGAAACACTGGGGTGAAGCTCATCCTATTATAGTACGAAATGTGCTTCGAAATTCTCCTGATTTGTCTTGGGATCCTGTTGTTATGTTCTGCACTTACCTTGAGAAAAGGTCAAAATGTTCCCGAGATAAAGAAGCAGCTAAGGCACAAAATCACTCGGACTGGTGTGAG GTTGAAATAGCTAGAAAGCAGATATTTATGGGGTCACTTGAATGGCAAACACATGCAACAATGCAGCGCGATATGGTAAAGTTTAGAGCATGGCTTTCTTCCCATCTATTCAAAGAACAGTTTCCTGCTCACTATGCGGAGGTCTTGAGGGCTTTGCCACTTCAAGAGTATATGAATCCAAAATCTGGTCTTCTAAATCTAGCAGTTAAACTGCCACCGGAAATGCCAGAAACAGATTTGGGACCTTCAATCTATATTTCCTATGGTGGACCTGAAGAAGTATCGCAAGCAGAATTTGTCACTAAACTATGTTGTGAATCTTATGATGTG GTTAATATTCTTGCATGTGCTACCGATGTTCCCATTTCCAAggaacaaataagaaaaataaaatgtttaatgaaaaataagaagcCTCAAGATCACAAGGAATCTACCAGCTACTCAAGTGATCAGAAAGGAAAATCATCCCTGCATAGTGGAGATACAGAAGAATCCTGTCTGCAGGATGGAACTGGCGGCCACTTGCCTGATGGTATTGCTAAACGACCTTTCTACTCTGCTGACTCACTAAATGGTCAAAGGTATGGAGACCAAGATGGCAATATCTCCAGTGACAATGAAAATGACTCAGAATTTGAGTCTGATGTCTCACTGTTCTGCTCTGGATCTGTTGAAAGATCTGAAGATTCAGACAGTGATTATCTTTTTGAAGATGTCGATAGTGTAAAGAAAGAAGCAAAACCCTCAGGTGCTCAGTGGGATGTTTTCCGCAGACAAGATGTCCCAAAGCTTCTAGAGTACCTCAGAAGGCATTCTAGCGAGTTCACCTCCACGCCTGGTTATTCCAAACAA GTTATTCACCCAATTCTTGATCGAAGTTTCTTCTTTGATgcattccacaaattgaggcttAAGGAGGAATTTG ACATTCAACCTTGGACTTTTGAACAGCATCTTGGAGAAGCGATTCTCATCCCTGCTGGATGTCCATATCAAGTCAAACAACTTAAG TCATGCATCAATGTTGTTCTGGACTTCATCTCGCCTGAAAATGTTGCTGAATGTATCCACATAATTGATGAAATTCGTCTACTTCCTGAGCACCACAAAGCCAAGGGAAAAGTGCTGGAG GTGAAGAAAATGGCTGTTTGTGGAATCAGCAATGCAATTGCAGAGATTCGCGACCTCGTGCCGACCTCTTGA